Part of the Triticum urartu cultivar G1812 chromosome 2, Tu2.1, whole genome shotgun sequence genome, NNNNNNNNNNNNNNNNNNNNNNNNNNNNNNNNNNNNNNNNNNNNNNNNNNNNNNNNNNNNNNNNNNNNNNNNNNNNNNNNNNNNNNNNNNNNNNNNNNNNNNNNNNNNNNNNNNNNNNNNNNNNNNNNNNNNNNNNNNNNNNNNNNNNNNNNNNNNNNNNNNNNNNNNNNNNNNNNNNNNNNNNNNNNNNNNNNNNNNNNNNNNNNNNNNNNNNNNNNNNNNNNNNNNNNNNNNNNNNNNNNNNNNNNNNNNNNNNNNNNNNNNNNNNNNNNNNNNNNNNNNNNNNNNNNNNNNNNNNNNNNNNNNNNNNNNNNNNNNNNNNNNNNNNNNNNNNNNNNNNNNNNNNNNNNNNNNNNNNNNNNNNNNNNNNNNNNNNNNNNNNNNNNNNNNNNNNNNNNNNNNNNNNNNNNNNNNNNNNNNNNNNNNNNNNNNNNNNNNNNNgtgttatgcttgaatgtaagtagtttcaggatcacttcttgatcatgatagtttatcgaccgtgctttgcttctcttctcgctctcgtttgcgtaagttagccaacatatatgctagtgcttgctgcagctccacctcactaccttttcctacccataagcttaaatagtcttgatcgcgagggtgtgagattgctgagtccccgtgactcatagattacttcaaacagttgcaggtgccgatgataaccgtgcaagtgacgcaaccgagctcaaggaggagctcgatgaatatcgtgttcgttgtgttgtttcgtttctagttgatcagtagtggagcccagtcggggcgatcggggttctgttgcattaggggttgtctttctttatttggttccgtagtcggaccttgattgtattctggatgatgtaatgctttattcatgtattgtgtgaagtggcgattgtaagccaactctttatccctttcacttcagtacatgggatgtgtaaagattacccctcttgcgatatgcctacaatgcggttatgcctctaagtcgtgctccgacacgtgggagatatagccgcatcgtgggtgttacaccccCTCTGGTAGTTCTTTTCTCCGATATTTTTTctttattccaaaataattctccgtaaaatttcagcttgtttggagatgtgcagaataggtatctctgatatagctttttcaggtccagaattccagctgccggcattcttcctctttgtgtaaaccttccatattatgagagaaaaggcattagaattactccataaagTGTTATAAAGCATAAAAACACTATAAATGTATGATTTTGTCATGCAAAATCAAAATGAATGTCACAGAAATACCCCAAAATGTCATATAAGATCACCATTGACCATCAAAAATATAAGGCCACCTCATTCATTATGAAGAAATTCTTTGCCATGAGAGTAACCAGGCCAACACTAAAATTCATGAAGTAAAGTCATCCATAGTCTTATGTTTCATTACATGAAAGAAAGTGATGGTATGACTCCATCGTGTATTAGATGTGACCTTTCCTACGACAATGTGGTATCATCATTTTTTCTAATTTAGTAAAAGGTTTTACATATTGGTTTCACAATCCAAAAAGACTCCTTCGCCCGCGCGTTGGGACAGGCGAAGCGCTCCATAGAAGCAGTCAGGTTCCGACATTGCGCTATGTTCCTTTTCAAACTTTTGTGTGTTGTTTACCTGAGAATGGTGGCCCCACATAGTATAGCAGCCCCACCTATTACACGCATTCCCTAACCCTTTGTGACAGCTAGTCGGAAATTGATCGTGTGGGCGTGTGCGCGTGAATTAGCCTCCCCCTCACAGCCATCCACCCCAAAAAATAATACAAATTAATATAATTTTAGCCATGTTAGAGACATGTGTGTACCTCCACAATGTAATGGGCTATTGTTGTTTACAACTAATTGGTTCCTAATTTTATGACTGGATATGGATTTTGTCATGAAACATACAGGGTTTGTGCCTCCTAGGTAGGTTTATGACAAAATGATAGTTTTGTCATGGAAGGACCGATGTTTATGACACAAACACAAAACATCACAGATAATTCATCGTAGAAGGCCAAAATTTAGTAGTACAAGATATCTTGGGACTCGTCAACTGGATATGTAATTTGCACATATTTGTGTCCTCTACACATTCTATGGTTTACTGGAATTTCTGCAATAATGCAAAAAAATAGTATCTAATTGCGGTGCAAAATGGTTAGAAAAAGTGCCATGTCTTTGATGAATCGATGTTGGAATATGGCTCACAAGACAAGTGCACTATGGTAGGTTTGTCCTTGTCTTGTTTTGACACattttttctccttttttctaGTTTTTAATTTGGATTTTGGCTTTTTATCATCTGGTTCTCGTCAATTTCCAACTGTTTTGCCACAAGTTTTCAAGGGGTTCTTAGCCATCTTTTTATGTGTTTCTCCACAATATTTTTTGAAGTACTTTGGTATTCCATAACAATTTTCACACTAGATAATACACAACATATAACTGAGGAAAAATGCATGAGAAGAAAACAATGCAAGACATAGGCATCTCCAGCTGCAAACAAAGTAACATTTCCATCAATTGATGGCAAGACAACAATCCGTGGATTGCATATAATATATGTGTGTATGTATAGCCGGTGCTATAATTCTCATATGCATCCTCCTCGACCTACCTTGGTAGGTGCTTACATACATATACTCATATATTCACATATGAGTAGTACGAGAAGTAAAACCGAGAAAGCAGCGCTGCCGACAAATGTGAACTAACATGGCATGTATATGCGTTACTTCAACTTGCACTTTAGGCCTTGCCAGATTCCTCGCAGCCTGGTGGCCTGAAGGCAATGAAGCTGACGCACTGCACCTGGCGCATGTTGTCGAAGCCGATGACGCGGACATAGGCGTCAGGGTACTCCTTCTTGACCTCctccacctcgttgagcacctGCGTTGCGTCGGTGCACCCGAACATAGGCAGCTTCCACATTGTCCAGTATCGACCGTCGTAGTAGCCGGGGGAGCTGTTGTGCTCACGGAAGACGAAGCCAACCTTGCTGAACTCGAGGCAGGGCACCCACTTGGAGCGGATCAGGTAGTCGACCTGCTTTAGGAGGGCCTCAGTGGAGAGGGGTGGCAAGTAAGACAGGGTCTCGAACTTCTTGATGCCCTCAATCGGCCACACCTGAATAGATGGAATCGACACAATTGATCAACACTTGGTGCTTAAAGAAAGACCTGGCTATAAGGCAAAAATCACTCCTTATGGTCTGCCCATACATTGTGGGGGGCTCCACAAGCAAGAAGGTCAAGGGCAGCAGCTCTTGCTTATGGGTAGTGTACGGGCATTAAAAATGATATTATCTAATACACGTTGTGATAAAATCGATTTCCGTTCACAAAGTTTATGAGTTAAATATTCCTACACATGTGAACCTGCTTACGGACTACATACATTGTGATGCACTATCTTAGTTTACTTTGGCCTGGTATGTGGGTTACACATCCTAATTAAGGATAGCTTTGGAAAATACCTGATGAATTAATCAACTGTGCCGACAAAAATATTCATATGACCTTAGTGTTCGTCCTACCTCGCAAAGATAATACTCTGTCCGATACAAAATAAGTGTTGCAATTTTGAACTAAAATTAACGAGGAAGTAATTAGTTTCCATACCTGCATGCATCTGATCCTTCCGCCGTTGCTGACGCTGCTGAGGCCGGCGCTGCCGGAGCGGCGGCTGACGGGGAGGCCGGCGGTCGACTTGAGCCCCTGGAAGGGCGCGACGGTGGTGGCGGAGGAAGCCATCACGGCTGGGGCCATGGCGGAGTACGTGAATTGCTAGGTGGGGAGGCGATAGCAAGCTTGGCTACACCCCTCATACCGCTCCAGTATATATATCACCGTATGCGCAGCGCCGCTCCTTTCCAACAAGATTTCCAAGGGGCGGTCGTCCTTTGCCTGTTGCAAGGCGCCTTATCCCTCTGGATAAGCGGAGGAGGGGTGGCCCTCCGATGCATTGCGTGTGACTGCTGCATGGGCAAACGAAATCTACATCACTCCGATTGCTACTAATAAGCAATACAATAATTGTTCGATCGTTAGATTAGCGCCTGCGCCCCTCTCTCCTCATCTACCGTAGCTTTCATCTAAGGCTCCCACTAATTTTGATTTATTTTGTTTCCGGAAAGTTACTGCTCCCAGAAATTACTCCTCCAAGATTTGTGTCGAGGTAATTGTACCGGTGGCGCTTGAACTTGCCATCGATGTTCACTTTAATGCTCGAATTTAAAAAATACACTGAACTGGTTATATAGACATGGCACTCTTGTTCAAATATGGTTCAAACCATGTTTGGATATGTATGTGTTGCTGACTAGGCATGCCAGCATGGCGTGGCGCCCACTTGCAGTGTCGGGACAGTCTCACTTGCAAAGTATGCACTCCATGGCAATCGGGTCCCACATGTCAAGGCACAATAGCAAAAAAAACTAGCCGTGGTTGTCAAGGCTCCCGCTAATTTTGATTTATTTTATTTCTAAAAGGTTACTGCTCCTGAAAATTACTCCTCGAAGATTTGTGTTTGTGTCTCTCTCCATGTGGTGGGGGCGGTGGGGAGGATAATGTTGTGCCCGTCCGTGTTAGAAACGGTGGCAACTAGCAAGGGGGAAGGGATGCGGAGCGGAGCGACAAATGAATGATGGAGATGCACCCCGGGCCAGTATAAGTAGAAGGTTGGTTGCACGGATCACCGCACACTATCTGATGAGGTCTACCCATCCACCTGGTGCCTAATACATGGATACACGGGTGGCAAAACACCGACCAACACATAATGGTCGCGCTCTGATAGTATAGGGGATCATAacagtcctctatctgatgaggTCACCTACTAAGGGGTAGGCTCATCAACACCGAACAAGCTACAATCCATGGCAATCCTAATGCAAGATGCTCACCTGCCAAACACAACCGACATGACAAACCACTCGGACGATACCAAGTCACTCGAACTTGTCAAGTACACCATGTCATTTGGATGGAGTACAGCATTGTTCGAATACATGAAACACTCAGAGGCACGAAGTAGAACATGCGGAGAAGGCACCTGGGGCATCGTGGACTTTAATAGAACTAGTGTTACTAACTTTATTGCATCAATTACCTCTTGTACCGGATCTAATAATTAGACACTTTAAACCATTGTAATGGCAAAGGTCAGGGGCAAGGGACAtggcacactctatataagcccTACCTCTGTAACAGAGGATCCGCATCATTTGTAATCATCATCAGACATAGAGAAAGCAAAGCTCCTAGCGCTCGCGGCGTATGGCCATTACCCCTTACGAGAGGGGCCTAAACTCATAAAACCTCATGTGTCACACTTGCTCCTAGCTAGATTAAGCTTTATCCCTACCCCTCTCTCTTATTTTCAAAATCATCCCCACGACACCATCCTCATTGGGAAGTATTGTACCCTAATTTGTATTTGACACGATGGGAGTGAGAGAATTTTTATAAAGCAGTTGAGCCATCACTCCCAACCACACATGTAAAATTTGATAGGTAAAACTCATTAGTGGCGATGACAATTGAGTAGTTTGAGTTTTCTAGGTTGCAAGAATCATAAATGAGAGCATCAATTACCTGGTAGTTTCCAAGTAACGAGCAGTAAAAGGGAACTAAAATTGTAGGCCTGCAAATGGATATTAGAACGTTGCATGTATGATATCATTCATAACACGGTGCATCTAAATGAGCATACAATCCCAAGTTCATGTTCTCTTACTATGCACGTTTCATATAG contains:
- the LOC125535364 gene encoding ribulose bisphosphate carboxylase small subunit, chloroplastic 2, with amino-acid sequence MAPAVMASSATTVAPFQGLKSTAGLPVSRRSGSAGLSSVSNGGRIRCMQVWPIEGIKKFETLSYLPPLSTEALLKQVDYLIRSKWVPCLEFSKVGFVFREHNSSPGYYDGRYWTMWKLPMFGCTDATQVLNEVEEVKKEYPDAYVRVIGFDNMRQVQCVSFIAFRPPGCEESGKA